From Rhizobium sp. NZLR1, a single genomic window includes:
- a CDS encoding peroxiredoxin-like family protein, with the protein MQENHSERPLQPGDRAPNVVLDAITRQGKIAIDDFRGQKPVLVGLFRGLHCPFCRRQIAAMAELTGALQEKGIDSLTVVNTPIDRARLYFRYHPLPNLLAASDPERMSHRAFGLPNVQFTEAENDWPHKLSMSTVTSMRIDMPGELPEPMDVMAAVDYLDKADGYEFTEDDTQMIATGYGQLVGEFLLDRDGVVRWCFTEVEEGGRHMFGGPAPREVMSAASNMAV; encoded by the coding sequence ATGCAGGAGAACCACTCGGAAAGACCATTGCAGCCTGGAGATCGCGCGCCGAACGTGGTGCTGGATGCGATCACCCGCCAGGGCAAGATCGCCATCGACGATTTTCGCGGTCAAAAGCCGGTGCTTGTCGGGCTGTTCCGCGGACTGCATTGCCCCTTCTGCCGCCGGCAGATCGCCGCCATGGCCGAACTCACCGGTGCATTGCAGGAAAAAGGTATCGACAGCCTGACTGTGGTGAATACGCCGATCGACCGTGCCCGCCTCTATTTCCGCTACCACCCGCTTCCCAACCTGCTGGCGGCCTCCGACCCTGAGCGGATGTCGCACAGGGCGTTCGGCCTGCCAAATGTCCAGTTCACCGAAGCCGAGAATGACTGGCCGCACAAGCTCAGCATGAGCACGGTGACCTCGATGCGTATCGACATGCCGGGCGAGCTCCCCGAGCCCATGGACGTGATGGCGGCGGTGGACTATCTCGACAAGGCGGATGGTTACGAATTCACCGAGGATGACACGCAGATGATCGCTACCGGCTATGGCCAGCTTGTCGGCGAATTCCTGCTCGATCGGGATGGCGTCGTGCGCTGGTGTTTCACGGAAGTCGAGGAGGGTGGCCGCCATATGTTCGGCGGTCCCGCCCCTCGGGAAGTGATGTCGGCAGCCTCGAATATGGCTGTTTGA
- a CDS encoding adenylate/guanylate cyclase domain-containing protein: protein MECAGCGFDVQSGFAFCPRCGARQPLSCAACGNPCQPDFAFCPKCGASISGKAQPAPKPSIEVVPSKSDGDADRRPVTVLFADLCGFTTLSEQIDPEIMRLLQNELFEEMTQAVEAYGGFVDKFVGDALLALFGAPVAHEDDPVRALGAALDMIGRATAVGARWRSRAGVPLRLHIGINSGPVVTGGFGAVSTKSYSVTGDTVNTAQRLQSMAGENDILVGPLTYRLTRHAFAFDSLGAQTLRGKSGNVLVHRLTGLLEAPHTARGLESFGLQAPMIGRDTELSRLLTCLDLACGGAAQLVRLIGEAGIGKSRLVDEFVGTAANAARFQGLAIRRATCSPLGEQSYGTLAAVVRSAYGIGERDDLDRTRQLLTTGFRALDLTQEDVEGLLPLFLHVLGLGDPDGALRHIEPEQLRRQIFYAVRTVFERRLAQGPLLLVIEDLHWADVASLEVLRFMMDRLERSRLMLLAIYRPTSQTDPLNSNRVNVTVQRLEPLFAAEGQKLLAAFFGEGHGKLPVTMRKRILDRAGGNPLFIEEILRVLIDMGTLHNDGQRWHFAADDTDVDIPVNLQALLLARVDRLPQEIRRLAQEAAVVGPKFDTALLRTVATDPGAIDAALDFLCDANIIEELRGPDAGGLPGYRFSQTLMHDVIYHNLLLQRRMELHLRIGRVLEHQYGAAPDRPEHLAQLGHHFSLTTEKAKGAGYLMAAGDLARKTYANDDAMRLYRQALAAFANEPEVTPEQLALLERLADLCGPAGRRDDALNHYHSALAIHRAKDDRIAAARILRKIGRLHLDAGRRDQAETHCAAAEAMIATIDAPVEHAHLLQERGHLAFRMGDQAAAAEWATQALQCLQTLPVDGTTEAGREAARAMAEALNTKGVALARLGRRRDAVQEVERSLAVAEKADLQSAACRAYSNLGVLYTIVDPANAIRICRRGLEVATRIGDLGFQARLLANLAVSCCTFTDRCAAEGVPSAEKAVEIDRALDQRDHLSVPLIVLGQIHQCHGEPKLARKYYEEALEVAKEIDEPQLLFPCYDGLATLSLEHDDMDEAERYFTLAQDVCIRHNLDPGTLVVLPFLD, encoded by the coding sequence ATGGAGTGCGCCGGCTGCGGTTTCGATGTTCAAAGCGGTTTTGCCTTCTGTCCGCGATGCGGCGCAAGGCAGCCTCTTTCCTGCGCCGCTTGCGGCAATCCCTGTCAGCCCGATTTTGCCTTTTGCCCCAAATGTGGCGCGTCGATCTCAGGCAAAGCCCAGCCTGCGCCGAAGCCAAGCATCGAGGTGGTGCCGTCCAAATCCGATGGCGACGCCGACCGGCGGCCGGTGACCGTGCTCTTTGCCGATCTCTGCGGTTTCACGACGCTGAGCGAGCAGATCGATCCTGAAATCATGCGGCTGCTGCAGAACGAATTGTTCGAAGAGATGACCCAGGCGGTCGAGGCCTATGGCGGCTTCGTCGACAAGTTCGTCGGCGATGCGCTGCTGGCGCTGTTCGGCGCGCCGGTCGCACATGAGGACGATCCGGTTCGGGCGCTCGGGGCCGCACTCGATATGATCGGTCGGGCGACTGCAGTCGGCGCGCGCTGGCGCTCACGCGCCGGCGTGCCGCTGCGTCTGCATATCGGCATCAATAGCGGACCTGTTGTCACCGGCGGCTTCGGCGCAGTCAGCACAAAATCCTATTCCGTAACCGGCGACACGGTGAACACCGCCCAGCGCCTGCAATCGATGGCCGGCGAAAACGATATCCTGGTCGGGCCATTGACCTATCGGCTCACCCGCCATGCCTTTGCCTTCGACAGTCTGGGCGCACAGACCCTGCGCGGCAAAAGCGGAAACGTCCTCGTCCATCGGCTGACCGGGCTGCTGGAAGCGCCGCATACGGCGCGCGGGCTCGAAAGTTTCGGCCTTCAGGCGCCGATGATCGGACGGGATACGGAGTTGTCGCGGTTGCTGACATGCCTCGATCTTGCCTGCGGCGGTGCGGCGCAGCTCGTCCGCTTGATCGGCGAGGCCGGTATCGGCAAGTCGCGGCTGGTCGACGAGTTCGTCGGGACCGCCGCCAATGCGGCCCGATTCCAGGGCCTTGCCATACGCAGAGCCACCTGCTCTCCCCTCGGCGAGCAATCCTATGGCACCCTCGCCGCGGTTGTGCGCAGCGCTTATGGCATCGGCGAGCGGGATGATCTCGACAGGACACGGCAACTGCTGACGACAGGTTTCCGCGCGCTCGATCTCACGCAGGAGGACGTCGAGGGACTTTTGCCGCTCTTTCTGCATGTCCTCGGTCTCGGCGATCCCGACGGGGCGTTACGGCACATCGAGCCGGAACAGTTGCGACGACAGATCTTCTATGCGGTGCGCACCGTCTTTGAGCGGCGGTTGGCGCAAGGTCCCTTGCTGCTTGTCATCGAGGATCTGCACTGGGCGGACGTTGCCTCGCTGGAAGTGCTCCGCTTCATGATGGATCGGCTGGAGCGCAGCCGGCTGATGCTGCTTGCGATCTACCGGCCGACATCGCAGACCGATCCGCTGAACTCCAATCGCGTCAACGTCACCGTGCAGCGTCTTGAACCGCTCTTTGCAGCCGAGGGGCAGAAGCTGCTTGCTGCCTTTTTCGGCGAGGGTCATGGCAAGTTGCCGGTGACGATGCGAAAGCGGATCCTTGACCGCGCCGGCGGCAATCCGCTTTTCATCGAAGAAATCCTTAGGGTGCTGATCGACATGGGCACGTTGCACAATGACGGTCAGCGCTGGCATTTCGCGGCCGACGATACGGATGTCGATATACCCGTCAATCTGCAAGCGCTGTTGCTTGCTCGCGTCGATCGTCTGCCGCAAGAGATAAGACGGTTGGCGCAGGAGGCGGCGGTGGTCGGCCCGAAGTTCGATACCGCCCTCCTCCGCACCGTGGCGACCGACCCCGGCGCGATCGATGCCGCGTTGGATTTTCTCTGCGATGCCAATATCATCGAAGAATTGCGCGGTCCCGATGCCGGCGGGTTGCCGGGCTATCGTTTCAGCCAGACGCTGATGCACGACGTCATCTACCATAATCTCCTGTTGCAACGGCGCATGGAGCTTCATCTTCGGATCGGCCGGGTTCTGGAACACCAATATGGCGCGGCGCCCGATCGGCCGGAGCATCTGGCGCAGCTCGGCCATCACTTCAGCCTGACGACCGAAAAGGCCAAGGGAGCCGGGTATCTGATGGCGGCGGGCGATCTGGCGCGCAAAACCTATGCCAATGACGATGCGATGCGCCTTTACCGTCAGGCGCTTGCGGCCTTTGCCAACGAGCCGGAGGTGACGCCGGAGCAATTGGCGCTGCTGGAGCGTCTTGCCGATCTTTGTGGTCCTGCGGGCCGGCGCGACGATGCCTTGAACCATTATCATAGCGCGCTGGCGATCCACCGCGCCAAAGACGACCGGATAGCTGCAGCGAGGATATTGCGAAAGATTGGCCGTCTACATCTTGATGCGGGGCGCCGCGACCAGGCGGAGACCCATTGCGCCGCGGCCGAAGCGATGATCGCGACGATCGATGCGCCGGTCGAGCACGCGCATCTGCTGCAGGAGCGCGGCCATCTGGCCTTCCGCATGGGCGATCAAGCTGCCGCCGCCGAGTGGGCGACGCAGGCGCTGCAATGCCTGCAGACGCTGCCGGTCGACGGAACGACCGAGGCCGGGCGGGAGGCGGCGCGCGCGATGGCGGAGGCGCTGAACACCAAGGGTGTGGCTCTGGCGCGCCTTGGACGCCGCCGCGATGCCGTGCAGGAAGTGGAGCGCAGCCTTGCGGTCGCCGAAAAGGCCGATTTGCAAAGTGCAGCGTGCCGCGCCTATTCCAATCTCGGCGTTCTCTACACTATCGTCGACCCGGCCAACGCCATCAGGATCTGCCGGCGCGGACTGGAGGTCGCCACCCGTATCGGCGATCTCGGCTTCCAGGCGCGGCTTCTCGCCAATCTCGCCGTTTCCTGCTGTACCTTTACTGATCGCTGCGCCGCCGAGGGTGTTCCGTCGGCGGAGAAGGCCGTCGAAATCGACCGGGCTCTCGATCAGCGCGATCATCTCTCCGTGCCGCTGATCGTCCTCGGGCAGATTCATCAGTGCCACGGGGAGCCGAAGCTAGCTCGTAAGTATTACGAGGAAGCCCTTGAGGTTGCGAAGGAAATTGACGAGCCGCAACTGCTCTTTCCGTGCTATGATGGCTTGGCGACACTGAGCCTCGAGCATGACGACATGGACGAGGCGGAGCGGTATTTCACGCTGGCACAGGATGTGTGCATTCGCCACAACCTCGATCCAGGCACACTTGTCGTCTTGCCGTTCCTCGACTGA
- a CDS encoding ATP-binding cassette domain-containing protein: MSDRGTVLASDNNDKSAAVSVKDLRKCFGPLEVLKGVSLEAHEGDVISILGSSGSGKSTMLRCLNMLEVPDSGEIRIGGEMYALKKAGHRTEPADRRQVDRMREHIGMVFQSFNLWSHMTILENVIEAPVHVQKRNRAECIAEAEALLERVGIVDKRNFYPAHLSGGQQQRAAIARALAQRPRVMLFDEPTSALDPELVGEVLKVMRSLAEEGRTMLVVTHEMGFARDVSSKVVFLHKGVVEEAGEPDELFTNPKSERFRQFLAGTR, encoded by the coding sequence ATGTCTGACAGGGGAACAGTTTTGGCAAGCGACAACAATGATAAAAGCGCTGCCGTTTCGGTCAAGGATCTTCGGAAATGCTTTGGCCCACTGGAAGTCTTGAAGGGGGTCTCCCTGGAAGCACATGAGGGAGATGTGATTTCCATTCTCGGTTCATCCGGCTCCGGAAAATCGACGATGCTCAGGTGCCTCAATATGCTCGAAGTCCCCGACAGCGGAGAAATTCGCATCGGCGGTGAGATGTATGCTCTGAAGAAAGCGGGGCATAGAACGGAGCCCGCTGACCGCAGGCAAGTCGATCGGATGCGCGAACACATCGGCATGGTGTTTCAGAGCTTCAACCTTTGGTCTCATATGACCATCCTGGAGAATGTGATCGAAGCGCCGGTGCACGTGCAGAAACGCAACCGCGCCGAATGCATCGCCGAGGCTGAAGCTCTGCTCGAACGGGTCGGCATCGTCGACAAGCGAAATTTCTATCCCGCGCACTTGTCTGGCGGGCAGCAGCAACGGGCTGCGATCGCTCGCGCACTCGCGCAGCGGCCCAGGGTCATGCTGTTTGACGAGCCGACCTCTGCGCTTGATCCCGAACTCGTCGGAGAAGTGCTCAAGGTGATGCGCTCTCTTGCTGAGGAAGGTCGGACCATGCTGGTTGTAACGCATGAGATGGGGTTCGCGCGAGACGTTTCCAGTAAAGTGGTATTTCTTCACAAGGGTGTCGTCGAAGAAGCGGGCGAACCTGACGAACTTTTTACCAATCCGAAATCCGAAAGATTTCGGCAGTTTCTTGCAGGGACGAGATGA
- a CDS encoding ABC transporter permease subunit (The N-terminal region of this protein, as described by TIGR01726, is a three transmembrane segment that identifies a subfamily of ABC transporter permease subunits, which specificities that include histidine, arginine, glutamine, glutamate, L-cystine (sic), the opines (in Agrobacterium) octopine and nopaline, etc.), with amino-acid sequence MDTGFLWETFLTLLGGLPLTLELAITSILAGSALALAISLLAVTGGAMGRTLTGAYVFIFRGSPLLVQMFLIYYGLGQFRHELQDLGVWGFFREPYWCAVLALTLNTAAYCSEIFRGGLQAVSIQEIEAARACGMSGVLLFRRIILPIAIRHALPAYGNEIILMLKATALASVITIMEVTGLAGKLIADSFRAFEIFIVAGAIYLAIIFVVTRMLMVVEFWLSPHMRMRLQS; translated from the coding sequence ATGGATACGGGCTTTCTGTGGGAAACGTTTCTCACGCTTCTGGGCGGTTTGCCGCTAACCCTTGAGCTTGCAATTACATCCATCCTCGCAGGAAGCGCCTTGGCGCTTGCGATTTCGCTGCTGGCCGTGACCGGCGGTGCGATGGGTCGAACCTTAACCGGCGCTTATGTCTTCATATTCAGGGGTTCGCCCCTGCTCGTCCAAATGTTCCTGATCTACTATGGACTTGGCCAATTCCGGCATGAGCTACAGGATCTTGGCGTCTGGGGGTTCTTTCGCGAACCCTACTGGTGTGCGGTGCTAGCGCTCACTCTGAACACCGCGGCCTACTGCAGCGAAATTTTCCGTGGCGGCCTGCAGGCCGTCTCCATCCAGGAGATCGAGGCGGCACGCGCTTGCGGCATGTCGGGCGTTCTTTTGTTCAGACGCATCATCCTGCCGATTGCCATCAGGCATGCGCTGCCAGCTTATGGCAACGAGATCATCCTGATGCTCAAAGCAACGGCACTCGCGTCTGTCATCACGATCATGGAAGTCACCGGCCTGGCTGGAAAATTGATCGCCGACAGCTTCCGCGCTTTCGAGATCTTCATCGTCGCAGGCGCGATCTACCTTGCGATCATTTTCGTCGTTACGCGCATGCTCATGGTGGTCGAATTTTGGCTTTCGCCTCACATGCGCATGCGGCTGCAATCTTAA
- a CDS encoding ABC transporter permease subunit (The N-terminal region of this protein, as described by TIGR01726, is a three transmembrane segment that identifies a subfamily of ABC transporter permease subunits, which specificities that include histidine, arginine, glutamine, glutamate, L-cystine (sic), the opines (in Agrobacterium) octopine and nopaline, etc.): MAPIDSYLALVGFGQTGWGWLLLTAAAMTIGVSVCGFLAGTVIGTIITFMQLSRHMAIRWLADGYTTILRGVPDLLVIYLFYFGGSAFLGSVGGLFGYQGFIGMPAFLTGTLALGVVSAAYQAEVFRGAYRSVARGEIEAASAVGMRPWPKFRRIVAPLVLRYAIPGLGNTWQLVLKESALVSVTGLVELLRQSQIAAGSTRRPFEFYLMAVVLYLVITWFSSILFRRMEARTTQGIRGAL, translated from the coding sequence ATGGCACCTATCGACAGTTACCTGGCTCTGGTTGGCTTCGGGCAAACGGGTTGGGGTTGGCTCCTTCTGACCGCAGCCGCCATGACAATCGGTGTATCCGTCTGCGGTTTTCTCGCTGGAACGGTAATCGGCACGATTATCACCTTCATGCAGCTATCCCGTCACATGGCCATCCGATGGCTCGCCGACGGTTACACGACCATTCTGCGCGGTGTGCCGGACCTTCTGGTCATCTATCTCTTCTATTTTGGCGGCAGTGCATTCCTCGGATCCGTGGGGGGTCTGTTCGGCTATCAAGGATTCATCGGAATGCCGGCATTTCTAACCGGAACCCTGGCGCTTGGCGTGGTTTCGGCCGCCTATCAGGCTGAGGTTTTTCGCGGAGCCTACAGATCGGTTGCACGCGGTGAAATCGAAGCCGCCAGCGCCGTCGGTATGCGGCCATGGCCTAAATTCAGGCGCATCGTTGCTCCACTCGTCCTTCGTTACGCCATTCCGGGTCTCGGAAATACGTGGCAACTCGTGCTGAAGGAATCCGCATTGGTCTCTGTCACAGGTCTGGTCGAACTCCTGCGCCAATCGCAAATCGCGGCCGGCTCTACCCGCCGGCCCTTCGAGTTCTACCTGATGGCGGTTGTCCTCTATCTCGTCATCACTTGGTTCTCTTCAATCCTGTTCCGACGCATGGAAGCTCGAACGACCCAGGGCATAAGGGGGGCGTTGTGA
- a CDS encoding GntR family transcriptional regulator yields MDQRWKGNCLASTKTEQRGSLRESTYSQLKDLILSGQLRPSERLSEISLAKRFGVSRTPLREALMKLEEEGLIVGQRNFGYTVTDLDVTKFCNLLVVREALDVCAAQLACEVATEEDLDRLRGVISQMVELKETTNKTPSDAARNLDLGLYIHRVIVESTRNEALVRATDQVYQQLRLALWLEVLWVDLEHTDLDEHRAIADAICARDREAAADAARAHVQSSLKNMSKLQRIWAHRRAAD; encoded by the coding sequence ATGGACCAGAGATGGAAGGGGAATTGCTTGGCATCGACCAAAACGGAACAGCGAGGATCATTGCGTGAAAGCACATATTCGCAATTGAAGGACCTGATCCTGAGCGGCCAGCTCCGCCCCTCGGAGCGCCTTTCAGAAATTTCACTGGCCAAGCGCTTCGGCGTCAGCCGAACGCCGTTGCGTGAAGCGCTGATGAAGCTTGAAGAGGAAGGGCTCATCGTCGGGCAGCGTAATTTTGGCTATACGGTGACCGATCTTGATGTCACCAAGTTCTGCAATTTGCTGGTCGTTCGTGAAGCGCTCGATGTTTGCGCCGCCCAGCTCGCCTGCGAGGTGGCGACCGAGGAAGACCTCGATCGGCTTCGGGGTGTCATTTCCCAGATGGTGGAACTCAAGGAGACGACCAACAAGACGCCGTCCGACGCGGCCCGCAACCTCGATCTTGGACTATACATCCATCGCGTCATCGTGGAATCGACTCGCAACGAGGCGCTCGTAAGGGCGACGGATCAAGTTTACCAGCAGCTTCGCCTGGCCCTTTGGCTCGAAGTCCTTTGGGTCGATCTGGAGCACACGGATCTCGACGAGCACCGGGCAATCGCAGACGCCATCTGTGCACGCGACAGGGAAGCCGCCGCAGACGCAGCCCGCGCCCATGTTCAAAGCTCGCTGAAAAACATGTCGAAGCTCCAGCGCATCTGGGCGCATCGGCGAGCGGCCGACTGA
- the speB gene encoding agmatinase, producing the protein MPEILNLDDLRKRYSNASGAEMFDPEFRKVAELVFGEGDSRQAPYSGVPTLLKAPYRPDAAPDFAGMDIALFGIPMDLGVTNRSGARFGPRAVRNVDRVGPYDHVLRAVPTAHARIADIGDVPFKSRFDLAASHDDIEGFVRRLVEADVVPLAVGGDHSVGLPILKAVGRDRPVGMIHIDAHCDTGGSFEGCKFHHGGPFRQAVLDGVLDPRRTVQIGIRGNSEYLWEFSYASGMTVIHAEDVGDLGIKAVIAKAREIVGSGPTYVSFDVDSLDPAFAPGTGTPEVGGLTSAQALGILRGLIGLDIVGGDVVEIAPQYDPTSNTAQIAAQVLFELLCLAAEAIKVRAS; encoded by the coding sequence ATGCCGGAGATTCTCAATCTGGACGACCTGCGGAAGCGCTATTCCAACGCTTCAGGCGCTGAGATGTTCGATCCGGAGTTTCGAAAGGTCGCCGAATTGGTCTTTGGCGAGGGGGATAGTCGCCAGGCGCCCTATAGCGGCGTTCCGACATTGCTGAAGGCCCCGTATCGTCCAGACGCCGCACCCGATTTTGCGGGTATGGACATTGCGCTTTTCGGAATACCGATGGATCTCGGGGTGACGAACCGATCGGGTGCGCGGTTCGGGCCGAGAGCCGTCCGCAATGTCGATCGGGTTGGGCCTTATGATCATGTTTTGCGGGCCGTCCCGACGGCGCATGCACGCATTGCCGATATCGGCGATGTCCCATTCAAAAGCCGCTTTGATCTTGCTGCCTCTCATGACGATATCGAAGGATTTGTCCGCAGGTTGGTAGAGGCGGACGTTGTGCCGCTTGCAGTCGGCGGCGACCACTCGGTCGGCCTTCCCATTCTCAAGGCCGTTGGCAGGGATCGACCTGTGGGGATGATCCACATTGACGCCCATTGTGACACTGGTGGTTCATTTGAGGGGTGCAAGTTCCATCATGGCGGACCGTTCCGCCAAGCGGTACTGGATGGTGTGCTTGATCCCAGGCGGACTGTCCAGATCGGAATTCGAGGGAATTCCGAGTATCTCTGGGAATTTTCCTATGCTTCCGGCATGACCGTCATACATGCCGAAGACGTTGGCGATCTCGGCATAAAGGCCGTAATCGCAAAAGCGAGAGAGATCGTCGGATCGGGTCCAACCTACGTCAGCTTCGACGTCGACTCTCTGGATCCGGCATTTGCGCCTGGCACGGGAACGCCCGAGGTCGGTGGACTGACCTCCGCCCAGGCCCTTGGCATTTTGCGCGGTCTTATAGGGTTGGACATCGTCGGCGGCGACGTCGTCGAGATCGCTCCGCAATACGACCCAACGTCGAACACGGCGCAAATTGCCGCTCAGGTTCTATTCGAACTCCTCTGCCTTGCGGCCGAGGCAATCAAGGTTCGCGCGTCCTAG